One segment of Argiope bruennichi chromosome 11, qqArgBrue1.1, whole genome shotgun sequence DNA contains the following:
- the LOC129957668 gene encoding sodium-dependent proline transporter-like isoform X2, with translation MVRSEGNMSGYHLAPTSDNRSVAMPPPNIDMPDGSFSPSFTDVDENKERGNWSSGVEFLLSCLSYAVGLGNIWRFPYLCYRNGGGAFLIPYVIMMAFVGLPLFLMELSFGQYASEGPVTIWKICPLFQGLGYAMFLMSALVGVYYNMILAWALFYLMSSFTTHLPWSSCDNWWNTEACRKFDTKNCTAHNGTVLSNGTCVLQSEVSPSEWDEYVKHNTKMASDEYFHNFVLGITDGLHDLGEVRWQLALCLLACWVIVFVCLWKGVKSMGKVVYFTALFPYLVLVILLIRGTTLEGSYDGIMFYLTPEWERLLDAKVWGDAAMQIFFSLSPCWGGLITLASYNRFHNNCFKDSLVITFGNSATSFFAGFVIFSIVGFMAHEMGVPVKEVAAQGAGLAFIAYPEAVARLPVSPLWAFLFFFMLLTLGLGTQFTLIETVTTAIVDTWPERLRRFKSYVLGLVCTVMYLSGLIICTKGGMYVLQLMDNYCASFSALIIGLVEVIVLAWVYGAERFLNDIKVMMGRYPFPYQYWRFMWKFVVPIMIASILIFTIMDLKPTQYGSYEYPEWATYVGWLFSLASVSAIPFVIVLKIARAKGPLLQRIRILLEPTEDWGPKLQMHRMETHSPKHTDSQVPLALPNYDPDGYGDSEYGDNMGSKLSVGDDSCSEFEGLRLNIPSRVSETGV, from the exons gatAATCGGTCTGTGGCGATGCCACCGCCGAATATCGATATGCCGGACGGTTCGTTCAGCCCTTCGTTCACAGACGTCGATGAAAACAAGGAGAGGGGCAACTGGTCGAGTGGCGTTGAGTTCCTGTTGTCCTGTCTTAGCTATGCCGTCGGATTAGGGAACATCTGGCGTTTTCCTTATCTCTGTTACAGGAACGGGGGAG gtGCATTTCTGATACCATACGTAATAATGATGGCCTTTGTTGGATTGCCCCTTTTCCTGATGGAACTGTCCTTTGGCCAGTATGCCAGTGAAGGACCAGTGACGATATGGAAAATATGCCCTCTGTTTCAAG GTCTTGGTTATGCCATGTTTTTAATGTCAGCGCTTGTAGGTGTCTACTATAATATGATTTTAGCGTGGGCTCTTTTTTATCTGATGTCTTCATTTACAACCCACTTGCCATGGAGTTCCTGCGATAATTGGTGGAACACAGAAG CTTGCAGGAAATTTGACACGAAAAACTGCACCGCCCATAACGGAACTGTGCTTTCCAATGGAACATGCGTTTTGCAGAGCGAAGTGAGCCCATCAGAATGGGACGAATATGTCAAGCACAATACAAAGATGGCCAGCGATGAATATTTTCA caACTTTGTTTTGGGAATCACTGACGGCCTCCACGATCTGGGTGAAGTGAGGTGGCAGCTGGCCCTTTGCTTATTGGCCTGTTGGGTCATCGTCTTTGTTTGTCTCTGGAAAGGGGTGAAAAGTATGGGAAAA GTGGTGTATTTCACTGCGCTGTTTCCCTATCTCGTCTTGGTGATCTTGCTGATCAGAGGTACGACCTTGGAAGGATCCTACGACGGTATCATGTTTTACTTGACGCCTGAGTGGGAGAGGCTATTAGATGCCAAG GTGTGGGGTGATGCAGCCATGCAGATTTTCTTCTCTCTTTCCCCTTGTTGGGGTGGATTGATAACCCTGGCCAGTTATAACCGCTTTCACAATAACTGCTTTAA AGATTCTCTGGTCATTACGTTTGGTAACAGTGCCACGAGTTTCTTTGCTGGATTCGTTATTTTCAGTATCGTTGGATTCATGGCTCACGAAATGGGAGTCCCCGTGAAGGAAGTGGCTGCTCAAG GTGCTGGTTTGGCATTTATTGCTTACCCAGAAGCAGTTGCTCGGTTACCTGTGTCTCCACTCTGGGCCTTCCTTTTCTTCTTCATGTTGCTCACTTTGGGTTTGGGCACACAA TTTACCTTGATTGAAACGGTTACTACAGCTATTGTCGATACCTGGCCAGAACGCTTGCGAAGATTCAAATCATACGTTTTGGGTTTGGTGTGTACTGTCATGTACCTTTCTGGATTGATCATCTGCACAAAG gGTGGAATGTATGTACTTCAGCTGATGGATAATTACTGCGCCAGCTTTTCTGCCCTCATCATTGGATTGGTCGAAGTGATTGTCCTTGCCTGGGTTTATg GCGCTGAGCGTTTTCTCAACGATATCAAGGTCATGATGGGTCGCTACCCTTTTCCCTATCAATATTGGAGGTTCATGTGGAAATTCGTTGTACCCATTATGATCGCG TCTATTCTGATCTTCACAATTATGGACCTGAAACCAACCCAATACGGCTCCTACGAGTATCCTGAATGGGCCACCTATGTTGGATGGTTGTTTTCTCTTGCTTCTGTCAGTGCCATACCTTTCGTCATCGTGCTCAAGATCGCTAGAGCAAAGGGACCCCTTTTACaa cgCATTCGCATTCTTCTCGAGCCTACTGAAGATTGGGGACCCAAGCTCCAGATGCACCGTATGGAAACTCACAGCCCCAAACACACCGACTCTCAGGTTCCGTTGGCTCTTCCCAATTACGACCCAGACGGTTATGGAGACAGCGAGTATGGCGACAACATGGGTAGTAAGCTCAGCGTTGGGGATGACAGCTGTTCCGAGTTCGAAGGTCTGCGTCTCAACATACCCTCACGTGTTTCCGAGACAGGTGTGTGA
- the LOC129957668 gene encoding sodium-dependent proline transporter-like isoform X3, with the protein MDGRNHNPKIFKFTKDNRSVAMPPPNIDMPDGSFSPSFTDVDENKERGNWSSGVEFLLSCLSYAVGLGNIWRFPYLCYRNGGGAFLIPYVIMMAFVGLPLFLMELSFGQYASEGPVTIWKICPLFQGLGYAMFLMSALVGVYYNMILAWALFYLMSSFTTHLPWSSCDNWWNTEACRKFDTKNCTAHNGTVLSNGTCVLQSEVSPSEWDEYVKHNTKMASDEYFHNFVLGITDGLHDLGEVRWQLALCLLACWVIVFVCLWKGVKSMGKVVYFTALFPYLVLVILLIRGTTLEGSYDGIMFYLTPEWERLLDAKVWGDAAMQIFFSLSPCWGGLITLASYNRFHNNCFKDSLVITFGNSATSFFAGFVIFSIVGFMAHEMGVPVKEVAAQGAGLAFIAYPEAVARLPVSPLWAFLFFFMLLTLGLGTQFTLIETVTTAIVDTWPERLRRFKSYVLGLVCTVMYLSGLIICTKGGMYVLQLMDNYCASFSALIIGLVEVIVLAWVYGAERFLNDIKVMMGRYPFPYQYWRFMWKFVVPIMIASILIFTIMDLKPTQYGSYEYPEWATYVGWLFSLASVSAIPFVIVLKIARAKGPLLQRIRILLEPTEDWGPKLQMHRMETHSPKHTDSQVPLALPNYDPDGYGDSEYGDNMGSKLSVGDDSCSEFEGLRLNIPSRVSETGV; encoded by the exons gatAATCGGTCTGTGGCGATGCCACCGCCGAATATCGATATGCCGGACGGTTCGTTCAGCCCTTCGTTCACAGACGTCGATGAAAACAAGGAGAGGGGCAACTGGTCGAGTGGCGTTGAGTTCCTGTTGTCCTGTCTTAGCTATGCCGTCGGATTAGGGAACATCTGGCGTTTTCCTTATCTCTGTTACAGGAACGGGGGAG gtGCATTTCTGATACCATACGTAATAATGATGGCCTTTGTTGGATTGCCCCTTTTCCTGATGGAACTGTCCTTTGGCCAGTATGCCAGTGAAGGACCAGTGACGATATGGAAAATATGCCCTCTGTTTCAAG GTCTTGGTTATGCCATGTTTTTAATGTCAGCGCTTGTAGGTGTCTACTATAATATGATTTTAGCGTGGGCTCTTTTTTATCTGATGTCTTCATTTACAACCCACTTGCCATGGAGTTCCTGCGATAATTGGTGGAACACAGAAG CTTGCAGGAAATTTGACACGAAAAACTGCACCGCCCATAACGGAACTGTGCTTTCCAATGGAACATGCGTTTTGCAGAGCGAAGTGAGCCCATCAGAATGGGACGAATATGTCAAGCACAATACAAAGATGGCCAGCGATGAATATTTTCA caACTTTGTTTTGGGAATCACTGACGGCCTCCACGATCTGGGTGAAGTGAGGTGGCAGCTGGCCCTTTGCTTATTGGCCTGTTGGGTCATCGTCTTTGTTTGTCTCTGGAAAGGGGTGAAAAGTATGGGAAAA GTGGTGTATTTCACTGCGCTGTTTCCCTATCTCGTCTTGGTGATCTTGCTGATCAGAGGTACGACCTTGGAAGGATCCTACGACGGTATCATGTTTTACTTGACGCCTGAGTGGGAGAGGCTATTAGATGCCAAG GTGTGGGGTGATGCAGCCATGCAGATTTTCTTCTCTCTTTCCCCTTGTTGGGGTGGATTGATAACCCTGGCCAGTTATAACCGCTTTCACAATAACTGCTTTAA AGATTCTCTGGTCATTACGTTTGGTAACAGTGCCACGAGTTTCTTTGCTGGATTCGTTATTTTCAGTATCGTTGGATTCATGGCTCACGAAATGGGAGTCCCCGTGAAGGAAGTGGCTGCTCAAG GTGCTGGTTTGGCATTTATTGCTTACCCAGAAGCAGTTGCTCGGTTACCTGTGTCTCCACTCTGGGCCTTCCTTTTCTTCTTCATGTTGCTCACTTTGGGTTTGGGCACACAA TTTACCTTGATTGAAACGGTTACTACAGCTATTGTCGATACCTGGCCAGAACGCTTGCGAAGATTCAAATCATACGTTTTGGGTTTGGTGTGTACTGTCATGTACCTTTCTGGATTGATCATCTGCACAAAG gGTGGAATGTATGTACTTCAGCTGATGGATAATTACTGCGCCAGCTTTTCTGCCCTCATCATTGGATTGGTCGAAGTGATTGTCCTTGCCTGGGTTTATg GCGCTGAGCGTTTTCTCAACGATATCAAGGTCATGATGGGTCGCTACCCTTTTCCCTATCAATATTGGAGGTTCATGTGGAAATTCGTTGTACCCATTATGATCGCG TCTATTCTGATCTTCACAATTATGGACCTGAAACCAACCCAATACGGCTCCTACGAGTATCCTGAATGGGCCACCTATGTTGGATGGTTGTTTTCTCTTGCTTCTGTCAGTGCCATACCTTTCGTCATCGTGCTCAAGATCGCTAGAGCAAAGGGACCCCTTTTACaa cgCATTCGCATTCTTCTCGAGCCTACTGAAGATTGGGGACCCAAGCTCCAGATGCACCGTATGGAAACTCACAGCCCCAAACACACCGACTCTCAGGTTCCGTTGGCTCTTCCCAATTACGACCCAGACGGTTATGGAGACAGCGAGTATGGCGACAACATGGGTAGTAAGCTCAGCGTTGGGGATGACAGCTGTTCCGAGTTCGAAGGTCTGCGTCTCAACATACCCTCACGTGTTTCCGAGACAGGTGTGTGA
- the LOC129957668 gene encoding sodium-dependent proline transporter-like isoform X1 — protein MDISMSRKRHFLTVPPNPICMVRSEGNMSGYHLAPTSDNRSVAMPPPNIDMPDGSFSPSFTDVDENKERGNWSSGVEFLLSCLSYAVGLGNIWRFPYLCYRNGGGAFLIPYVIMMAFVGLPLFLMELSFGQYASEGPVTIWKICPLFQGLGYAMFLMSALVGVYYNMILAWALFYLMSSFTTHLPWSSCDNWWNTEACRKFDTKNCTAHNGTVLSNGTCVLQSEVSPSEWDEYVKHNTKMASDEYFHNFVLGITDGLHDLGEVRWQLALCLLACWVIVFVCLWKGVKSMGKVVYFTALFPYLVLVILLIRGTTLEGSYDGIMFYLTPEWERLLDAKVWGDAAMQIFFSLSPCWGGLITLASYNRFHNNCFKDSLVITFGNSATSFFAGFVIFSIVGFMAHEMGVPVKEVAAQGAGLAFIAYPEAVARLPVSPLWAFLFFFMLLTLGLGTQFTLIETVTTAIVDTWPERLRRFKSYVLGLVCTVMYLSGLIICTKGGMYVLQLMDNYCASFSALIIGLVEVIVLAWVYGAERFLNDIKVMMGRYPFPYQYWRFMWKFVVPIMIASILIFTIMDLKPTQYGSYEYPEWATYVGWLFSLASVSAIPFVIVLKIARAKGPLLQRIRILLEPTEDWGPKLQMHRMETHSPKHTDSQVPLALPNYDPDGYGDSEYGDNMGSKLSVGDDSCSEFEGLRLNIPSRVSETGV, from the exons gatAATCGGTCTGTGGCGATGCCACCGCCGAATATCGATATGCCGGACGGTTCGTTCAGCCCTTCGTTCACAGACGTCGATGAAAACAAGGAGAGGGGCAACTGGTCGAGTGGCGTTGAGTTCCTGTTGTCCTGTCTTAGCTATGCCGTCGGATTAGGGAACATCTGGCGTTTTCCTTATCTCTGTTACAGGAACGGGGGAG gtGCATTTCTGATACCATACGTAATAATGATGGCCTTTGTTGGATTGCCCCTTTTCCTGATGGAACTGTCCTTTGGCCAGTATGCCAGTGAAGGACCAGTGACGATATGGAAAATATGCCCTCTGTTTCAAG GTCTTGGTTATGCCATGTTTTTAATGTCAGCGCTTGTAGGTGTCTACTATAATATGATTTTAGCGTGGGCTCTTTTTTATCTGATGTCTTCATTTACAACCCACTTGCCATGGAGTTCCTGCGATAATTGGTGGAACACAGAAG CTTGCAGGAAATTTGACACGAAAAACTGCACCGCCCATAACGGAACTGTGCTTTCCAATGGAACATGCGTTTTGCAGAGCGAAGTGAGCCCATCAGAATGGGACGAATATGTCAAGCACAATACAAAGATGGCCAGCGATGAATATTTTCA caACTTTGTTTTGGGAATCACTGACGGCCTCCACGATCTGGGTGAAGTGAGGTGGCAGCTGGCCCTTTGCTTATTGGCCTGTTGGGTCATCGTCTTTGTTTGTCTCTGGAAAGGGGTGAAAAGTATGGGAAAA GTGGTGTATTTCACTGCGCTGTTTCCCTATCTCGTCTTGGTGATCTTGCTGATCAGAGGTACGACCTTGGAAGGATCCTACGACGGTATCATGTTTTACTTGACGCCTGAGTGGGAGAGGCTATTAGATGCCAAG GTGTGGGGTGATGCAGCCATGCAGATTTTCTTCTCTCTTTCCCCTTGTTGGGGTGGATTGATAACCCTGGCCAGTTATAACCGCTTTCACAATAACTGCTTTAA AGATTCTCTGGTCATTACGTTTGGTAACAGTGCCACGAGTTTCTTTGCTGGATTCGTTATTTTCAGTATCGTTGGATTCATGGCTCACGAAATGGGAGTCCCCGTGAAGGAAGTGGCTGCTCAAG GTGCTGGTTTGGCATTTATTGCTTACCCAGAAGCAGTTGCTCGGTTACCTGTGTCTCCACTCTGGGCCTTCCTTTTCTTCTTCATGTTGCTCACTTTGGGTTTGGGCACACAA TTTACCTTGATTGAAACGGTTACTACAGCTATTGTCGATACCTGGCCAGAACGCTTGCGAAGATTCAAATCATACGTTTTGGGTTTGGTGTGTACTGTCATGTACCTTTCTGGATTGATCATCTGCACAAAG gGTGGAATGTATGTACTTCAGCTGATGGATAATTACTGCGCCAGCTTTTCTGCCCTCATCATTGGATTGGTCGAAGTGATTGTCCTTGCCTGGGTTTATg GCGCTGAGCGTTTTCTCAACGATATCAAGGTCATGATGGGTCGCTACCCTTTTCCCTATCAATATTGGAGGTTCATGTGGAAATTCGTTGTACCCATTATGATCGCG TCTATTCTGATCTTCACAATTATGGACCTGAAACCAACCCAATACGGCTCCTACGAGTATCCTGAATGGGCCACCTATGTTGGATGGTTGTTTTCTCTTGCTTCTGTCAGTGCCATACCTTTCGTCATCGTGCTCAAGATCGCTAGAGCAAAGGGACCCCTTTTACaa cgCATTCGCATTCTTCTCGAGCCTACTGAAGATTGGGGACCCAAGCTCCAGATGCACCGTATGGAAACTCACAGCCCCAAACACACCGACTCTCAGGTTCCGTTGGCTCTTCCCAATTACGACCCAGACGGTTATGGAGACAGCGAGTATGGCGACAACATGGGTAGTAAGCTCAGCGTTGGGGATGACAGCTGTTCCGAGTTCGAAGGTCTGCGTCTCAACATACCCTCACGTGTTTCCGAGACAGGTGTGTGA